From a region of the Pectobacterium aquaticum genome:
- a CDS encoding NADPH-dependent F420 reductase, producing the protein MTIGIIGSGALGSNFARILAKNGIAATIANSRGPSSLASLVEELGPSIKASTVEEAASADIVLVAVRWVDAEKVLRSLPAWNGRIVIDGTNPVEFFDPATSPDANDPSNPLAAYGIKAVDLGSKHSSQIIQQLVPGARVVKAFNHNDVNVLKEPEVAGGKRVLFYSGDDAAAKAEVRGIMEATGFFPVDLGTLDVGGPLASLPFGGLSTHNFIKI; encoded by the coding sequence ATGACTATCGGTATTATCGGTTCCGGCGCCCTCGGCTCTAACTTCGCCCGCATTCTCGCCAAAAACGGTATTGCGGCCACCATCGCCAACAGCCGTGGACCAAGCTCGCTCGCGTCACTGGTTGAAGAACTCGGACCATCCATCAAGGCAAGCACTGTGGAAGAAGCCGCAAGCGCAGATATCGTGCTGGTCGCAGTTCGCTGGGTCGATGCAGAAAAAGTACTGCGCAGTCTGCCAGCCTGGAATGGCCGCATTGTCATTGATGGTACCAACCCAGTGGAGTTCTTCGATCCGGCCACATCGCCAGATGCAAATGATCCGAGTAATCCGCTTGCAGCCTATGGCATCAAGGCGGTTGATCTAGGTAGCAAGCACTCCAGTCAGATCATTCAACAACTCGTTCCAGGCGCTCGAGTCGTCAAGGCATTCAACCACAACGACGTCAATGTGCTGAAAGAGCCAGAAGTTGCGGGTGGCAAGCGCGTGTTGTTTTACTCAGGTGACGACGCTGCCGCTAAGGCAGAAGTGCGCGGGATCATGGAAGCCACCGGCTTCTTCCCTGTTGACCTTGGCACACTCGATGTCGGTGGACCGCTTGCTTCGCTGCCCTTCGGCGGGCTGTCAACGCACAATTTCATCAAAATTTAG